The Scatophagus argus isolate fScaArg1 chromosome 20, fScaArg1.pri, whole genome shotgun sequence genome window below encodes:
- the rpl37 gene encoding 60S ribosomal protein L37, translated as MTKGTSSFGKRRNKTHTLCRRCGSKAYHLQKSSCGKCGYPEKRKRKYNWSAKAKRRNTTGTGRLRHMKVVYRRFRNGFREGTTPKPRRAAVAASSSS; from the exons ATG ACCAAGGGAACATCATCTTTCGGTAAGCGCCGGAACAAGACGCACACCCTGTGCCGTCGTTGCGGGTCCAAGGCCTACCACCTGCAGAAGTCCTCCTGTGGCAAGTGCGGCTACCCCGAGAAGCGCAAGAGAAAGT ACAACTGGAGCGCCAAGGCCAAGAGGAGGAACACCACTGGTACCGGCCGTCTGAGACACATGAAGGTCGTCTACCGCAGATTCAG gaatGGTTTCCGGGAAGGCACCACCCCCAAGCCCAGACGTGCTGCAGTGGCCGCCTCCAGCTCATCctaa